The Coregonus clupeaformis isolate EN_2021a chromosome 13, ASM2061545v1, whole genome shotgun sequence genome includes a region encoding these proteins:
- the LOC121578954 gene encoding olfactory receptor 1052-like: MVLFIIFLLAYTIILGGNIMIIYLVRTDPKLGSPMYFFLHNLSFVDMVYTTVTIPNMLSGFLTEVKTVSVPGCFLQMYCFIHMAVTGRALLTVMAYDRYVAICNPLRYAAVMTRPVCLLLIIGAWTFGAICTFPPTIMAMRRSYCGPNVVRHCWCDPSSVRLLVCGDTQVDSIVSLSFALVALLTTGVLILTSYILIGVTIAKMSAAQRLKAFTTCAAHLTVVSISYSSASFVYISYRVGNFSPEVRIIVSVLYSALTPFLNPMIYSLRNKELREAIKRVFCRHRAVSPQGRKTLNTLS, translated from the exons ATGGTCCTGTTTATCATCTTCCTGCTGGCCTACACCATCATCCTAGGAGGAAACATCATGATCATCTACCTG GTGCGGACCGACCCGAAGCTGGGCTCCCCCATGTACTTCTTCCTCCACAACCTGTCCTTCGTGGATATGGTCTACACCACGGTCACAATCCCCAACATGTTGTCAGGCTTCCTGACTGAGGTCAAGACTGTGTCCGTCCCCGGCTGCTTCCTCCAGATGTACTGCTTCATCCACATGGCTGTCACCGGCCGCGCCCTGCTGACCGTCATGGCCTACGACCGCTATGTGGCCATCTGTAATCCTCTCCGCTATGCCGCTGTGATGACCCGCCCCGTCTGCCTGCTCCTCATCATTGGGGCGTGGACCTTCGGCGCCATCTGCACCTTCCCGCCCACTATCATGGCAATGCGGCGTTCATACTGCGGACCCAACGTGGTGCGCCACTGCTGGTGCGACCCGTCCTCAGTGAGGCTGCTGGTGTGTGGGGACACTCAGGTGGACAGTATCGTGTCACTGTCCTTTGCCCTCGTAGCGCTGCTCACCACGGGTGTGCTCATCCTCACTTCCTACATCCTCATCGGTGTGACAATAGCTAAAATGAGCGCCGCCCAGCGACTGAAGGCGTTCACCACCTGTGCCGCCCACCTGACGGTTGTGTCCATTTCTTACAGCTCTGCCTCATTCGTCTACATCTCCTACCGTGTGGGAAACTTCTCTCCAGAG GTGCGTATCATTGTGTCGGTGTTGTACTCGGCTCTGACTCCTTTCCTGAACCCAATGATCTACAGCCTGAGGAACAAGGAGCTGAGAGAGGCCATCAAGAGGGTCTTCTGCCGACATAGAGCCGTCTCACCGCAGGGCCGCAAAACACTCAACACACTGTCCTGA